The genome window ATTGTCGAAGGTCCTTAAAACCCATGCCCCCTTCTATTTTTGGTCTAGTCAGTTTGTCCCAGCTTAGCTAGTGAATCTTCCTCTCATTTCCAATTTGTCCCCACCAATACCTAGCACACATTGATTGGAGTTCTTCACACAACTTTACCGGTAATTGAAAAATCCCATAGTATAGGTAGGGATCGATTGGGCCACTGCCTTAATCAAGATTTCCTTCCCCGCTCTAGATAAATTTTTTCCCTTCCACCCTTGGAGCTTTTTCCACACCCTATCTTTAAGGAACGAAAAAGTGTGGTATTTCCTTCTTCCCACCAAAGTTGGCAAGCCCAGATAGGACTCAAACCTATCCACTTCATTCACCCCCAACATCACCTTTATCGACTCCCTCTTTTGAGATGGAGTATTTCTGCTGAAAAAGACTGAGGACTTTTCCATATTAAGACATTGCCCAGATGCTTCTGCATAAAGTTTTAGCACATCCAATGTTTCCAGTGTCTCTCCTTCTGTTGCTTGGCAAAACAAAAGTGAATCATCTGCAAACAAAAGGTGGGAGATTTTTGGGGCTCTCCTACAGATAGACACTCCATGGATTCTTCCTTCCAGCTCTGCTTTTTGCAAGAGAGATGTGAAACCTTTtgcacataaaagaaaaagataaggtgaCAGAGGGTCTCCTTGTCGGAGACCTCTAGTAGGATTAATCATACCAAAAGGTTTACCATTTATCAAAATGGAAAAGGAAGTAGAGGTCACACAGCTCATCACCCTATCCACCCAACCTCCAGGAAAACCCAATTTAAGCATAATCTGCTTCAAAAAATTCCACTCGACTCTATCATAGGCTTTGCTAACATCCAGCTTCAAAGCCAAAGACCCTGTTTTGCCAATTTTCCGACCATGCATCGTGTGTAGGGCTTCATAAGCCACCAGGACATTATCTGTAATCAGTCTTCCTGGTACAAAGGCACTCTGAGTAGGGGCTATAATATGGGGCAGAATCTGTTTTAACCTGTTAGCTAGGACTTTAGCAATGATTTTATACATTacattacacaatctaataggTCTAAAGTCAGACATTTTGACTGGATTTTTGACTTTTGGAATGAGAACAATATGAGTATGATTCATTGCAGGTAACATTTGACCAGAGTTAAGAAAATCAAGAGCAGCAGAGACAATAGTATCACCAACAATGTGCCAAAATTTCTGATAAAAAAGAGCATTCATACCGTCTGGGCCGGGCACCTTGGTGGGTCCCATCTGGAACAAAGCTACTTTTATTTCGTCTTCAGTAAAATCACTGGAAAGAGCTTGTTGCATGTCAAATGTCACCTTTTGTGGTATAGCTTCAAGACATTCATCAATTCGGGCACAAGGACCTGCTGAGAACAAATCAGTGAAATATTGCACAGCCACTTCTGCTACATCTTCCAACTCTTCCAACCATTTACCCTGTGAGTCCATAATTCCTTGGATAAGATTTCTTTGTCTTCTCTGGGATGCCTTTAAgtggaaaaattttgtatttttgtcgCCATGCTTAATCCAATTAACTCGTGACCTCTGGGCCCAATAAATTTCCTGCCTCCTAAGCCATTCATCCAACTCCTTGCTGGCTTTTATAAACTCCTCTCTGTTTTGTTGTGTCGGTGTAGCACAGTTTAACACCTCTATCCTTTTTTGCAAACTCTTGATCTCAGCTGTACCAGGCTGTATTTTTGTGGCACCCCAAGCCATTAACTCGGAAGCACATCCACTAATTTTTTTCCTGGCTGTTTCCAATGCCGACTCACATCCATAACTGATTTCCCAAGCTTCCCGGATTACCGTCTCACAATCTTCCCACAGCAGCCAGGATTCTTCAAATTTAAAGCTGCGCCTGCCCTTGTAAATACTCCTTGGTGATACATGGTTTTGAAGAATCAAAGGTAGATGATCCGAGGCATATGAAATAATATGAGTTACCCTGGCCCCAGGAAATTTAGACCTCCATACCTCATTAGCTACTGCTCTGTCCAGCCGTTCCTTGGTGTTTGCATCTCCAGGACGTCTATTGTTCCAAGTAAATTTATAACCAATGAAACCTAGATCAACCAGATTGCAAATCTCCAAAGCTTCACGAAAAGCATCCAGTTGTCTTGGTGGAGTTGGTCTGTGACTTAGCTTCTCCGTCGAACTTAACATCTCGTTGAAGTCACCAATGCACATCCAAGCACCATCCACAAGGGAGCATATATGGGAAAGGAGAGCCCAAGACTTATAACGTTCCTGTGTTTCTGGCCAGCCATAGAAGCCCGTTAAAACCCATCTAAAACCGTCACTTTCAGTCACCCATGCTGATATTTGATTATCGGAATACTTGGAAACATCCAAAACCACATCGTCCTTCCACATCATAGCCAGCCCCCCACCCAGGCCCAGCTTCTTTACAACAAACTTGTTTTTGTACGGTAGTTCCTTGCACCAAAAATTGATGCCTTCTCTGTCTAACTTGGTTTCCATAAGAAAACAGATTGAGGGACCTTGTTCCTTCACAATTTTGCGAAGATTTCGAActgtccaagggttcccaagcccttggcagttccaGCTTAGTATTTTCATGGCTTCCGGCAAGGGTGATCCTCCACCTCTGCCGATATATAATCATCCATACCATCGACAAACTTCACTTTGGCACGTTTTTGGTTCTGCTGTATAGTCTCTGTTTCGCACTTCTCCTCCAGAGCATCTCCCAACGGTCTCTTGCCCAACTTAATTCTATTGGTGATCAAAGGCTCATCTGAAGGCCCAAAATTCATCCTATTAATTCTTGTCCATGTCCTTTTTGTGCTCTCCGTATGTGACTCAGCCTGGCCCAATTCGTTTTTGTCTAAAGCCGGCCCATTCTTTGATTCCTCATTTGGTTTAAAAACTGAATCCATCCCTGGCACGTGACTTTCCACAAATGTAGCCTCCGAATAATTGCCTTCCGTGATTTGCGCCTGAATTTTTGTAACAGACCCGTCTTGTCCGCCTTTGCCATAATGATCATAAAGACCATCCTTGGCTGTTGCTGCCCTAGCCGCCGCCGGCCCTGCTGTGTGCACCTCACTGACCATCTCTGCTGGATTATCCTCCTTGCCCAACGGTGCCTCCTTTGGTAAAGGCTCAGTTTGCCGACGTGGTGGAGATTTATTCCGAGCACTCACCACACGCAGCCAGTCCCCATATTGATATTCAACAGACGTTGTCTTTTTTGAAGCTTCAAAGTGAGGTGGGCAGTGACGTATATCATGCCCAAGAATTCCACAGAAATGGCAGAAAAATGGTAGCCTTTCGTACTTGTAATCTACCCAATGTCTTTTCCCATCCGAGCCCATCAAGAATCCACCTCTACGGATAGGTTTGGAGATAGGTAAACCAACTTTTACCCGTAGGAATAAGTTCAGATCATCTGCCCGTTTTCGTCGTTCCACATCCTCCACCACTCCCATCCTTTTTCCGATCTCCGTCGCCACCGTGGGAGACATCATATCAAACGGCACTCCCCATATTTGCACCCACAATGAGGCATGCTCTAGAACTACATTATTAGCACTCATTCCTGTTTTCCACCGAGTAAGCATCAAGAGTTGGTTGTTGAAAGTCCACGGCCCTCCCCTCAGGATCCGTTCAAGTTCAAAGTCAGATTGGAATTTGAATTGAAAGAGGTTAGAGCCCACCTCTGAAATCTGCAGTCCTTTGTCTAGTCCCCATGCTTTTCGTAACGTGTTTTTTGCTGCCTTTCGATTATAGGGTTTGCACGTCAAAAATTTCCCTATCAAGCTTAACACACAACTATCAATCTCCACTGGTCTATCCTCGTCTGAAATTTGAATCTCTTCTTCCTCCTCGGACGTTAATTTCATATTGACCATACTGTTTATAACATCTTCCGCCATGGAGTACGTGAGAAAAGGAAAAGTAGCAGGGAAGAAACTGttaaaagagaaggaagaaaaccCCAGGACTAAGCCCCAGGGAGAAAGAACTCGCTAGGCGAGAGGGAGAGCTCCTACACGAGGAGaggaatcatatatatatatatatatatataataattgcagaaaaatttaaaaatcagcTCATTTTTGTAATCAGTTTACGTTGTAATTTTAGTGGTGTATATcttataaactcttttctatatatcttatttcttttgttctagCCAATTTGGAGAAAGCAAGaatcatattcttttttttatcttttttttggataaccaaGAATCACATTCGTTGGTAAGATAGTGATACTTCTTTTGTATTGTAGATGCATTAAAAGTTACGTTCAAGATTGAACATTTAAGGTGCGAATTTTAAGAATTCACAAgcaattttaaatccaaattgATGGATGTAATTTCAATTTTAGAGTTATTGCATGTATTACAAATCTAGATTTAAAGTGAGAAAATTTGACATAGAGAATTTTTAGAATGATGATTAATTTTCTATGTagttaaaattatttgaatCTTTGTATGTTTACAAAAAAATACGTGGGTCCTATTTGGTATATGGAAGtctgatgattttttttattggttacGGAAAGTGGTTTAATTGCTCTGTTATGTTGTTGATCATTGCTACAAACATATACAAAAGAAATAGCTATATCCAAACTTAATTGATGAGTGTGGATGAATTTTGATTTCCATCAAATTTTGTTCTTCTACCTACAACCTTACAGGTCTATATTTGtttactcttattttttttttcccatcaaattgaataagttttgtgtattttgtcttttgtttaatctagtttctttaaattttatccaaCTTATATGGTTATGATTTGAAAATCAATCATTAAACAAGCTtaatatagttaaaaaaaacttatcacaattaatatttttttaagattaagAAGACAATTTGTTATGCTATGACAATCAACAAAAATCAAGGACTTGCCAAGTCCAGTGTTCAGCCACGGCCAATTGCACGAAGGACCaaagattttaataaagaacaatGACAAATAAGAACAAGGATACATTGAAAATATAGTGTATAAAGATGTATTCAACGATCTCCCAAAGGTGAAACAACTACtaacattttttgtttcttcttattaataaaaactaataattttgtattgaggtgttatcattttatatttgatggtTGCTATACCAAAACAATTTATTCCTTTTGTTATtataacaattatttatttggtaattg of Quercus lobata isolate SW786 chromosome 8, ValleyOak3.0 Primary Assembly, whole genome shotgun sequence contains these proteins:
- the LOC115956765 gene encoding uncharacterized protein LOC115956765 yields the protein MAEDVINSMVNMKLTSEEEEEIQISDEDRPVEIDSCVLSLIGKFLTCKPYNRKAAKNTLRKAWGLDKGLQISEVGSNLFQFKFQSDFELERILRGGPWTFNNQLLMLTRWKTGMSANNVVLEHASLWVQIWGVPFDMMSPTVATEIGKRMGVVEDVERRKRADDLNLFLRVKVGLPISKPIRRGGFLMGSDGKRHWVDYKYERLPFFCHFCGILGHDIRHCPPHFEASKKTTSVEYQYGDWLRVVSARNKSPPRRQTEPLPKEAPLGKEDNPAEMVSEVHTAGPAAARAATAKDGLYDHYGKGGQDGSVTKIQAQITEGNYSEATFVESHVPGMDSVFKPNEESKNGPALDKNELGQAESHTESTKRTWTRINRMNFGPSDEPLITNRIKLGKRPLGDALEEKCETETIQQNQKRAKVKFVDGMDDYISAEVEDHPCRKP